In the Gymnodinialimonas sp. 202GB13-11 genome, one interval contains:
- a CDS encoding enoyl-CoA hydratase, with amino-acid sequence MRKLLHFVHEIGTIMYVGGILSQIVIGILFTHAAPEVTVTVYTYKLQSAYILILPGLGLKIATDLIQWFACRERACSMRIKLACTAFLTINAFVFLVPMMPDLLALAEASIPDGHLSDAFLSLEGREQLVGMSNVIPLAVEMIMGSFRPAISRSERVATHAVRTPPSARKRRYY; translated from the coding sequence ATGCGGAAGCTCCTCCATTTCGTGCATGAAATCGGGACCATCATGTATGTGGGCGGCATCCTGTCCCAAATCGTGATTGGCATCCTGTTTACCCATGCCGCGCCCGAGGTGACGGTCACGGTCTACACCTACAAGCTGCAAAGTGCCTACATCCTGATCCTTCCTGGCCTGGGGCTGAAGATCGCGACTGACCTGATCCAATGGTTTGCTTGCCGGGAGAGGGCGTGTTCGATGCGGATCAAGTTGGCTTGCACCGCGTTCCTGACGATCAACGCCTTCGTGTTCCTCGTTCCGATGATGCCGGACCTTCTGGCACTGGCCGAGGCTTCCATCCCTGATGGCCATTTGAGTGATGCGTTTCTGAGCCTGGAGGGACGTGAACAACTGGTGGGGATGTCAAACGTTATTCCCTTGGCAGTGGAGATGATCATGGGGTCGTTCCGGCCCGCGATTTCCAGGTCCGAGCGGGTCGCAACCCATGCGGTCCGAACACCGCCATCAGCGCGAAAACGCCGATATTATTAA
- a CDS encoding HlyD family type I secretion periplasmic adaptor subunit, whose translation MSESDHSWSVAGPMRLGILSLFVLVGGFGTWAVTTTLSGAVLASGQIEVDLNRQAIQHPDGGLVAELLVDEGERVAARQVLVRLDPSELQTELTIVLANLAEVQARRARLEAERDGSETVIFAQDLIAFADVDPEMADLLTGQQNLFAARAETTAREMEQLRGRVTQINAQVRALEAQQDALAGQVALVEEELERRQALLDSGGGTREPVVHLQQELVQLQGSAGEVAAGQAEAAERIIENELAILQLQTERREQAITELREIRVTEQELTERANNLATRISRMELRAPVAGRIHGLTIFGEGSVLRPADPFAYLVPEGRPLVISARVPAIDVDQVFAGQEVIVVFPAFNQNELPEIRGLVSQVSADAFVDDVSGSSFYRVEITLPEDQAALLGERALVPGMPVDAFIRTEERTPMTYLIEPFTAYFGRALRES comes from the coding sequence ATGAGCGAGAGTGACCACAGCTGGTCGGTCGCCGGTCCAATGCGGCTTGGCATTCTATCGCTCTTCGTACTTGTTGGCGGCTTTGGAACTTGGGCTGTTACAACAACTCTGTCAGGAGCCGTTCTGGCCTCTGGGCAAATTGAAGTCGATCTTAATCGACAGGCAATCCAGCACCCTGATGGCGGATTGGTGGCAGAGCTTCTCGTCGATGAAGGGGAACGTGTAGCCGCAAGGCAAGTCTTGGTCCGTCTCGACCCCTCAGAATTGCAGACTGAACTCACAATTGTCCTAGCCAATCTTGCCGAAGTGCAGGCCCGTAGGGCGCGGCTAGAGGCCGAGCGAGATGGCAGTGAAACGGTCATCTTTGCGCAAGACCTCATTGCATTCGCCGATGTCGATCCGGAGATGGCGGATCTCTTGACTGGTCAACAAAACCTCTTTGCTGCGCGTGCAGAAACGACTGCACGAGAGATGGAACAACTGCGTGGGCGTGTCACGCAAATCAATGCGCAAGTCCGTGCACTTGAAGCACAGCAAGATGCGTTGGCAGGCCAAGTCGCGCTCGTAGAGGAAGAGCTAGAGCGGCGGCAAGCGCTGCTGGACAGCGGGGGCGGCACGCGTGAACCAGTGGTCCACTTGCAGCAGGAACTTGTTCAACTCCAGGGGTCGGCGGGAGAAGTGGCGGCTGGTCAGGCAGAGGCTGCGGAACGGATAATTGAAAACGAACTGGCCATCTTGCAGCTGCAAACCGAGCGACGGGAACAAGCGATCACTGAGCTCCGGGAAATCCGTGTCACCGAACAGGAGCTGACGGAGCGGGCCAATAACCTGGCCACACGCATCTCGCGTATGGAACTTCGCGCCCCGGTTGCTGGACGCATTCATGGTCTGACGATCTTTGGCGAAGGGTCGGTTCTGCGTCCAGCTGATCCGTTTGCCTATCTGGTGCCCGAAGGGCGCCCGCTCGTGATCTCAGCGCGCGTGCCAGCCATCGACGTTGACCAGGTCTTCGCAGGCCAAGAAGTCATAGTGGTGTTTCCGGCTTTCAACCAAAATGAGCTGCCTGAGATCAGGGGTCTGGTCAGCCAGGTCTCAGCGGATGCGTTTGTAGACGACGTCAGCGGCAGCAGCTTCTACCGCGTGGAGATTACTCTCCCAGAGGATCAAGCGGCATTGCTAGGGGAACGAGCACTTGTGCCTGGTATGCCTGTAGATGCCTTTATCAGGACTGAGGAGCGTACGCCAATGACGTATTTGATTGAGCCCTTCACGGCGTATTTTGGACGGGCGCTGCGGGAGAGCTGA
- a CDS encoding sensor histidine kinase, producing the protein MHPVDFIDPRDELEELYQAEYGNPVDILLRGLGVPLGALLLQLYTGWLAPVLWVLIFAGFHAVQWPFLTLRRKAASQLDAVVGGLLFIAVQISFLWLPTVLAANDDSSLMLIGMMVFVITAMYHVRRADRSRWLVLTQVAIFATSLAYISYACIERSDDPIVHAGVVMVTLFAIIFISVTMLGAHHRRLEIIQASANLAHEQKMSAIGKLAGGVAHDFNNSLTVIKGNLELFDEIHEASERREVMSEALRAAERAEGVIEQLLIYARKAPSKSSKIDANKALEDLEAFGQTMVPERIQLDVTKLPHPVMIEVDHRQLSAALLNLVKNSVDAIEANGTIVASLAVSNTTASRKKESESVPGDGRFVTFSVFDTGSGIPPEILGNVSDPFFTTKEPGKGTGLGLSMASGFATESGGKMEIESTKSGTLVSLILPLYL; encoded by the coding sequence GTGCATCCCGTAGACTTTATCGATCCGCGTGACGAACTGGAAGAATTGTACCAGGCTGAATACGGCAATCCTGTTGACATTCTATTGCGCGGACTCGGTGTGCCTTTGGGTGCACTACTACTCCAACTGTACACAGGTTGGCTTGCCCCAGTTCTTTGGGTACTGATCTTTGCAGGTTTCCACGCAGTACAATGGCCCTTTCTTACTCTACGCAGGAAAGCGGCATCTCAGCTTGATGCAGTTGTCGGAGGCTTGCTCTTCATTGCCGTGCAAATCTCATTCCTATGGCTTCCAACAGTGTTGGCCGCAAACGACGACTCGAGTCTGATGCTCATCGGAATGATGGTTTTTGTGATTACAGCGATGTACCACGTTCGCCGGGCTGACCGGTCGAGGTGGCTCGTGCTAACACAAGTTGCCATATTTGCAACTTCGCTTGCCTACATTTCATATGCATGCATTGAAAGAAGCGACGATCCAATTGTCCATGCGGGCGTCGTCATGGTCACATTGTTTGCCATCATCTTCATTTCCGTAACAATGCTTGGTGCCCATCATCGGCGCCTTGAAATCATCCAAGCATCTGCAAACCTTGCACACGAACAAAAAATGTCTGCCATCGGCAAGCTGGCTGGTGGCGTTGCCCACGATTTCAACAATTCACTTACAGTCATCAAGGGAAATCTTGAGCTATTTGACGAAATCCATGAGGCAAGCGAGCGGAGAGAGGTGATGTCTGAAGCTCTACGTGCCGCTGAGCGCGCCGAAGGCGTAATTGAACAGCTACTGATCTACGCTCGCAAGGCACCTTCAAAATCGTCCAAAATAGATGCCAACAAAGCACTGGAGGATTTAGAGGCGTTTGGCCAAACGATGGTACCCGAACGAATCCAGCTTGATGTCACCAAACTACCGCACCCGGTGATGATTGAAGTCGATCACCGTCAGTTGTCGGCTGCGCTCCTGAACCTTGTGAAGAATTCAGTAGATGCCATTGAAGCTAACGGCACAATCGTCGCCAGCCTAGCGGTAAGTAACACAACCGCTTCTCGGAAAAAAGAGAGTGAAAGTGTGCCGGGCGACGGTAGATTTGTTACTTTCAGCGTGTTCGATACAGGGTCAGGCATTCCTCCTGAAATTCTAGGTAATGTCTCTGACCCTTTCTTCACGACGAAGGAACCTGGGAAGGGGACTGGCCTTGGACTTTCCATGGCCAGTGGGTTCGCAACGGAAAGTGGAGGGAAGATGGAAATCGAAAGCACAAAATCCGGGACGTTAGTTTCGCTCATACTTCCGCTATACTTATGA
- a CDS encoding type I secretion system permease/ATPase, with translation MSWSEWVQILPIGKSNHTDELDTFRRRNAWLLWSVLLFSLFVNVLILTGPLYMLQVYERVLGSGSEETLLALTVLVGFLFIMMGLLDFARVRVAARYGAKLQQSFDARVFRAALSRAQRTGQAQTALSDLASVQRLTSSPIFMAVFDLPFTPLLIAVIFIFHPWLGWLALGGAVLLVVVTILNRQTTAKPLSEAAETVRLADRMAGEMQSQAEVIRSLGMQDAAFSRWHSQRKRALSVSMRAADKVGGFSTLSKTLRLFLQSAILGLAALLVLRGELRAGAMIAGSILMGRALAPIDLAIGQWSMISEAARGWGRLNGLLADEPVPSPKLDLPRPKAALEVASLSVVPPGASAPTLRGISFRVEPGEAVGVIGPSGSGKSSLARAITGLWQPSGGSIRLDRATLDQYEPDRLGKLIGYLPQSVSLFDGTIAQNIARLEASPNADAISMAAVAADADTMIRALPDGYQTQVSGIGPMLSGGQVQRVGLARALYGDPVLLVLDEPNSALDSAGSDALNKAVQGMKERGLGVIIMAHRPNAIQQCDKLLVLRDGVAQAFGPRDEVLARVLKNTADVRLVSDNPGKGGLT, from the coding sequence ATGTCTTGGAGTGAATGGGTTCAGATATTGCCTATAGGAAAGTCGAACCACACAGACGAACTCGATACTTTTCGGCGCCGCAATGCGTGGCTTTTGTGGTCCGTGCTTCTTTTCAGCCTGTTCGTAAACGTGCTGATCCTCACCGGTCCGCTGTACATGCTACAGGTATACGAACGTGTATTGGGATCTGGCAGTGAAGAAACGCTTCTGGCTCTCACTGTCCTCGTCGGTTTCTTGTTCATCATGATGGGCCTTTTAGATTTCGCACGCGTTCGCGTGGCTGCGCGTTATGGGGCGAAGTTGCAACAGTCATTCGATGCACGGGTATTCCGCGCGGCGCTCTCGCGGGCGCAACGCACGGGTCAGGCGCAAACAGCTTTGTCTGATTTGGCTTCTGTCCAGCGTCTTACCTCATCGCCCATTTTCATGGCTGTGTTCGACCTTCCTTTCACGCCGCTTTTAATCGCTGTCATCTTTATCTTTCACCCATGGCTTGGCTGGCTCGCGCTCGGCGGCGCGGTGTTGTTGGTTGTCGTCACAATCCTCAACCGTCAGACAACGGCAAAGCCGCTAAGTGAAGCGGCTGAGACTGTGCGTCTTGCCGACCGCATGGCAGGTGAGATGCAGTCGCAGGCGGAGGTCATACGATCCCTCGGCATGCAGGATGCGGCCTTCTCGCGATGGCATAGTCAGCGAAAGCGTGCACTGAGTGTCTCTATGCGAGCAGCGGACAAGGTCGGCGGCTTCTCCACCTTGTCCAAAACGCTTCGGCTGTTCCTGCAATCCGCGATCCTTGGTCTGGCAGCATTGCTGGTCTTGCGTGGAGAGCTTCGGGCTGGAGCGATGATTGCAGGATCCATTCTGATGGGCCGCGCTTTGGCGCCGATTGATCTCGCCATCGGCCAATGGTCGATGATCTCAGAGGCCGCACGTGGATGGGGGCGATTGAACGGACTACTGGCGGACGAGCCTGTGCCGTCCCCAAAGCTGGACCTGCCGCGACCGAAAGCAGCGCTCGAAGTGGCAAGCCTATCGGTCGTACCGCCCGGGGCGAGCGCGCCGACGCTGCGGGGTATTTCGTTTCGGGTAGAGCCTGGAGAAGCGGTTGGCGTGATTGGTCCGTCCGGCTCCGGCAAGTCCAGCTTAGCTCGTGCGATCACGGGTCTTTGGCAACCTTCAGGCGGGTCTATCCGCCTCGACCGGGCGACCCTCGACCAATACGAGCCAGATCGGCTTGGAAAGCTGATCGGATATCTCCCACAAAGCGTCTCGCTTTTTGACGGGACGATTGCGCAGAACATTGCTAGGCTTGAGGCCTCTCCTAATGCCGATGCCATTTCGATGGCAGCCGTGGCGGCGGATGCCGATACCATGATCCGCGCCCTTCCGGATGGGTATCAGACGCAGGTCTCTGGGATCGGGCCCATGCTGTCGGGCGGACAGGTCCAACGCGTCGGCCTCGCCCGTGCACTCTATGGCGATCCGGTCCTCCTAGTTTTGGATGAGCCGAACTCCGCATTGGACAGCGCAGGCTCGGACGCCCTCAACAAAGCAGTACAGGGCATGAAGGAACGAGGCCTAGGAGTGATCATCATGGCGCACAGACCCAATGCCATTCAGCAATGTGACAAGCTCCTTGTTCTACGGGATGGCGTGGCCCAGGCCTTTGGGCCACGGGATGAAGTGCTGGCGCGCGTCTTGAAAAATACGGCGGATGTACGGTTGGTTTCAGACAATCCCGGCAAAGGAGGCCTAACATGA
- a CDS encoding SRPBCC family protein — MEIALYVLLGLAALIALLSALAPIKVEYTEEITVDAPVADVYDDIRLQEHLMRWSAWPKETKSTCTVEGTDGETGAKTVFFTKGKRVGHQEVVRLKENEEVVLTLVGPGPPHRPKLTFELRAMGEGCTRVLAHFVNELPRPFNAIWKFAGLTKWTREMHRKDLAGLKAFSEPPHRDMNGDVVGRPPKGDNPYEHNKRAA; from the coding sequence ATGGAAATCGCGCTTTATGTCCTGCTGGGGCTGGCTGCCCTTATTGCCCTTTTGTCCGCGCTCGCGCCCATAAAGGTGGAGTACACCGAAGAGATCACGGTCGATGCACCTGTCGCAGACGTCTACGACGACATTCGCCTTCAAGAGCACCTGATGCGTTGGTCGGCTTGGCCGAAAGAGACCAAATCAACCTGTACTGTCGAAGGCACGGACGGTGAAACAGGCGCCAAAACGGTGTTCTTCACCAAAGGCAAACGGGTCGGACATCAGGAAGTTGTGCGTCTGAAAGAGAACGAAGAAGTCGTCCTCACTCTTGTTGGTCCTGGACCTCCACATAGGCCGAAACTTACGTTCGAACTGCGTGCCATGGGCGAGGGATGCACCCGCGTTCTTGCCCACTTCGTCAATGAACTGCCGCGCCCTTTCAACGCGATTTGGAAGTTCGCGGGTTTGACCAAATGGACGCGGGAGATGCATCGAAAGGACCTTGCAGGTCTCAAGGCATTTTCCGAGCCGCCGCACCGCGATATGAACGGTGACGTTGTTGGGCGCCCACCGAAGGGCGATAACCCGTACGAGCACAACAAACGGGCGGCGTGA
- a CDS encoding IS110 family transposase, which yields MTVKTVGLDLAKDVFQVHCVSATGRKIINKKIKRAKLISFFETLPPCVVGMEACGSSHHWARELCKLGHDVRLMPAAYVKPYVKRGKTDAADAEAICEAVRRPTMRFVEIKSEDQQAVLAIHRARDLVVRQRTQVVNMIRSILREFGHILPTGIEAVSKFAGEHGTGEQLEMPEIADGILGVMCHQLNGLNARVDGLTKLIEQHAWLDADARRLMRLPGIGPITASAVVATIGDAKQFETGRDFAAWLGLTPLNKSSGGKERLGRITKKGDRYIRKLLIVGMTSRALMARNKPEKADIWTAKLLDQKPFRLATVAMANKSARIIWAILTKGEEYRQPIA from the coding sequence ATGACAGTAAAGACCGTGGGCCTGGATTTGGCCAAGGACGTTTTTCAGGTGCACTGTGTTTCTGCAACGGGGCGCAAGATCATCAACAAGAAAATCAAACGCGCGAAGCTGATTAGCTTCTTCGAGACATTGCCGCCTTGCGTTGTTGGGATGGAGGCCTGTGGTTCATCCCATCACTGGGCGCGCGAGTTGTGCAAGCTTGGCCATGACGTTAGGCTCATGCCAGCAGCCTATGTCAAACCCTATGTGAAGCGCGGCAAAACCGACGCGGCGGATGCCGAGGCGATTTGCGAAGCGGTGCGTCGCCCCACGATGCGCTTCGTCGAAATCAAATCGGAAGACCAGCAGGCCGTCCTTGCCATACACCGCGCCCGGGATCTGGTTGTCCGCCAGCGCACCCAGGTCGTCAACATGATCCGAAGCATCCTTCGCGAGTTTGGTCACATCCTGCCGACCGGCATCGAGGCCGTGTCCAAGTTCGCCGGAGAGCATGGAACCGGAGAGCAGTTGGAAATGCCCGAGATCGCGGACGGTATCCTCGGCGTGATGTGCCATCAGCTGAATGGACTCAACGCACGTGTCGATGGGCTGACCAAGCTGATCGAGCAGCACGCCTGGCTCGATGCCGATGCAAGGCGGTTGATGCGCTTGCCAGGGATCGGCCCGATCACAGCCTCAGCTGTCGTTGCCACCATCGGCGATGCAAAACAGTTCGAGACTGGTCGCGACTTTGCTGCGTGGCTGGGCCTTACGCCGCTCAATAAATCCAGCGGCGGCAAGGAACGTCTGGGGCGCATCACAAAGAAAGGCGACCGCTACATCCGAAAGCTGCTGATCGTCGGGATGACATCACGGGCTCTCATGGCGAGGAACAAGCCAGAGAAGGCTGACATTTGGACCGCGAAGTTGCTCGACCAGAAGCCCTTCAGGCTCGCCACCGTCGCCATGGCCAACAAATCCGCCCGGATCATCTGGGCAATCTTGACCAAGGGGGAGGAATACCGGCAGCCGATCGCTTGA
- a CDS encoding nitrogen regulation protein NR(II), translated as MNYNQELDALFVVDFGTPLETAFRVLGMSVGSALVFKYVGWIAAPVWAVGFFMMLAIYWLFLTYWRGRANLCVVRMAQVGFLIQAAWFLWFPVLMVVSGDVPLAAAGLTIMACIYFFFMRQFDYEFWLVVARILLVGLSSAVAIGGLVLQLDDALAIAGLGFAWVVMTAYYAQVMLVIRTDRQQVKLSVERAAQSQKMEALGQMAGGVAHDFNNILAAAMGHLELAQIEEDEASRNDSLKQANASLGRAAIVIKDLLQFARPSLQSKSQLPVNTLLTRIEALCRSALPSSVTIGVFPSSTHLSVEVEEDHFLAAAMNLVINAHQAMNGSGRIELRAEVTSLSDDQRDLSGDLLEPGSYVAVTVRDNGPGIPMEIADKVGAPFFTTKLEGKGTGLGLPMVAAFARRVGGGLILRSKPGDTRFTLLIPQRDRHEVQRKPSEGPKPRLHNKGRG; from the coding sequence ATGAACTACAATCAGGAGCTCGACGCACTCTTCGTCGTTGACTTCGGTACTCCGCTGGAAACCGCCTTCCGAGTGCTCGGAATGTCCGTCGGTTCAGCATTGGTCTTCAAATACGTTGGATGGATAGCTGCGCCAGTTTGGGCCGTCGGGTTCTTTATGATGTTGGCGATTTATTGGCTGTTCCTGACCTATTGGCGGGGTCGAGCCAATCTGTGCGTTGTTCGAATGGCGCAGGTAGGTTTCCTGATTCAGGCGGCTTGGTTTTTGTGGTTCCCTGTCTTGATGGTGGTTTCGGGTGATGTCCCCCTCGCCGCAGCCGGGCTCACAATCATGGCGTGCATATATTTTTTCTTCATGCGCCAGTTCGACTATGAATTCTGGCTCGTTGTTGCGCGGATACTTTTGGTTGGCCTGTCTAGCGCCGTTGCGATCGGCGGTTTGGTTTTGCAGCTCGATGATGCACTCGCAATCGCTGGCTTGGGCTTCGCTTGGGTCGTGATGACTGCTTACTACGCCCAAGTGATGTTGGTTATTCGAACCGACAGACAGCAGGTCAAGCTTTCAGTGGAGAGGGCGGCGCAAAGCCAAAAGATGGAGGCACTAGGCCAAATGGCCGGAGGCGTCGCCCATGATTTTAACAACATTTTGGCTGCTGCTATGGGACACTTGGAGCTGGCACAGATCGAAGAAGACGAAGCTTCTCGCAATGACAGCCTAAAGCAAGCAAACGCCTCACTCGGTCGAGCTGCAATTGTGATCAAGGACTTGTTACAATTCGCGCGCCCCAGTCTGCAAAGTAAGTCACAGCTGCCAGTCAACACTCTACTGACAAGGATCGAAGCGCTTTGTCGGTCTGCTCTACCAAGTTCCGTAACAATCGGTGTTTTTCCTTCGTCAACGCATCTCAGCGTCGAGGTCGAGGAAGACCATTTTCTCGCCGCGGCCATGAATTTGGTGATCAACGCGCACCAAGCGATGAATGGCTCAGGACGCATCGAATTGCGGGCGGAGGTAACTAGCCTATCCGACGATCAACGTGACCTTTCAGGTGACCTATTGGAACCCGGATCTTATGTGGCCGTAACGGTCCGCGACAATGGGCCTGGAATCCCCATGGAGATTGCCGACAAGGTCGGCGCACCTTTCTTTACAACGAAGTTGGAGGGCAAAGGCACTGGACTTGGACTCCCCATGGTAGCTGCCTTCGCTCGACGGGTTGGCGGCGGATTGATTTTGCGGAGCAAGCCAGGAGACACTCGCTTTACACTGCTGATCCCGCAAAGAGATCGACACGAAGTCCAACGGAAACCCTCGGAGGGACCAAAGCCTCGGCTACACAACAAGGGGCGCGGCTAG
- a CDS encoding LysR family transcriptional regulator has translation MREIDIYRLDAHSLRVFVTVFELNSVSRAAGSLNLNQSTVSHTLDKLRSALSDQLFVRAGRGITPTEKAISIMPRIQRIVAEFEGLEAPEEFDPTLETRPLRIAISTPALIEDMRALRAELRFVAPRSSLHIRRLAPRSEVKAMLTEGEVDLAIAVAGLQYSPALNSCRYGHDELVIFFDPTVRPPITSIEQYFDASHAAVDFGGHAKSVVETAFEERGFKRSYSLLAPTTSMLGDLMVGTELVATMPKRLREAAFAGLDFCPTPFTLPKLQYELVWHRRLDHSGRNVWFRRLLLKVSARLHKR, from the coding sequence ATGCGAGAAATCGATATATATCGGCTGGACGCCCATTCGCTACGTGTATTCGTGACGGTTTTTGAACTGAACTCGGTGAGTCGAGCGGCAGGATCATTGAACCTTAATCAATCAACCGTGAGCCATACCTTGGACAAGCTTCGTTCGGCGCTCAGCGACCAGCTTTTCGTTAGAGCGGGTCGAGGGATCACTCCAACCGAAAAGGCAATTTCCATCATGCCAAGGATTCAGAGGATAGTAGCTGAATTTGAAGGATTGGAGGCACCTGAAGAATTCGACCCAACATTGGAAACGAGACCGCTAAGGATCGCTATCTCGACGCCTGCTTTGATTGAAGACATGCGGGCACTACGGGCGGAGCTCAGATTTGTTGCGCCTAGATCAAGTCTTCACATTCGAAGGTTAGCCCCTCGTAGTGAAGTCAAAGCAATGTTGACGGAAGGCGAAGTCGATCTGGCGATTGCGGTTGCTGGTCTTCAATACTCGCCGGCCCTGAACAGCTGCCGGTATGGTCACGATGAGCTCGTGATCTTCTTTGACCCAACGGTGAGACCACCCATTACGAGCATTGAACAGTATTTTGATGCGTCGCACGCTGCGGTTGATTTCGGCGGCCACGCCAAAAGTGTTGTAGAGACCGCATTCGAAGAGAGGGGTTTCAAACGTAGCTATAGTTTGCTGGCCCCAACTACCTCGATGCTGGGTGATTTGATGGTCGGCACGGAATTGGTAGCTACTATGCCAAAGCGACTCCGCGAAGCGGCGTTTGCCGGACTGGATTTTTGTCCAACTCCCTTCACATTGCCGAAACTCCAGTACGAGCTCGTTTGGCATAGGAGGTTGGATCATTCGGGACGCAACGTGTGGTTTCGCAGATTATTATTGAAAGTGAGTGCGCGCCTTCACAAACGCTAG
- a CDS encoding EAL domain-containing protein: protein MPVVPYFQPLIRVQTGSFEGLEALARYNRGGRVYAPAKFMNGMKGNPEREAAFDWLMLKRVVENCREWIADGVSFESVGWNVGSGCLGSDSFVEKLSCCLTSIDMDPKALAIEITEAALSGHSYEKKLSNIEAARAFGCKIALDDFGTGGSSLSILRDVPCTAIKIAGEFVDDVLVNWRVAAIVEGIVGVAHSLGVLVVAECVESETQFEAISDLGCDLVQGHFFFEAVPGSRVPNLLDSLKRRNHLEGLNALP from the coding sequence ATGCCGGTTGTGCCATACTTTCAACCGTTGATCCGAGTTCAGACCGGAAGCTTTGAGGGATTGGAAGCGCTAGCGAGGTACAACCGCGGTGGACGTGTTTATGCTCCAGCGAAATTCATGAATGGCATGAAAGGCAACCCAGAACGAGAGGCAGCATTTGATTGGTTGATGCTTAAGAGGGTGGTCGAGAATTGTAGGGAATGGATTGCGGACGGCGTGTCGTTTGAGAGCGTCGGCTGGAATGTTGGAAGTGGCTGTCTGGGCTCAGACTCTTTCGTAGAAAAACTAAGTTGCTGTTTGACAAGTATCGATATGGATCCGAAGGCACTGGCCATTGAGATAACTGAGGCAGCTCTGTCAGGCCATTCCTACGAAAAGAAGTTGTCCAACATTGAAGCCGCTCGGGCGTTCGGTTGCAAAATAGCGCTAGATGACTTCGGGACAGGTGGATCGTCTCTCTCCATTCTCCGTGACGTTCCATGCACGGCGATCAAGATTGCCGGAGAGTTCGTCGACGACGTTCTAGTGAACTGGCGAGTGGCCGCGATAGTTGAGGGTATTGTTGGGGTTGCCCATTCGCTGGGCGTTCTGGTGGTAGCTGAGTGTGTGGAATCCGAGACTCAATTCGAAGCAATCAGTGACCTCGGATGTGACCTTGTCCAAGGCCACTTCTTTTTCGAAGCAGTACCAGGTTCTAGGGTGCCTAACTTACTAGACAGTTTGAAAAGAAGGAACCATCTTGAGGGGCTCAATGCTCTGCCATAG
- a CDS encoding MarR family winged helix-turn-helix transcriptional regulator, whose protein sequence is MPSPDETTPQDLVAACRRLYASIDRLDTKAANTVGVSRNDLRCLNMLAEAPVKPSTIAAELGLTTGSVTTLLDRLEKANLAKRERDPDDRRGIIVYPTPFLFKTLGPIYAGVAAEIERIAAAYSPQEREAAVRHLNDASSAYEVMTATDGT, encoded by the coding sequence ATGCCGTCTCCTGACGAAACGACGCCTCAAGACCTCGTCGCAGCTTGCCGCAGGCTGTATGCGAGCATTGATCGACTGGACACGAAGGCCGCCAACACTGTGGGGGTAAGCCGGAATGATTTGCGGTGTTTGAACATGCTTGCCGAAGCGCCGGTCAAGCCGAGCACGATCGCAGCAGAATTGGGCTTAACCACCGGGTCCGTTACGACCCTATTGGACCGACTGGAGAAGGCAAACCTGGCGAAGCGCGAACGTGATCCGGACGATCGGCGAGGGATCATTGTTTATCCGACGCCCTTCCTATTTAAGACACTTGGGCCAATCTATGCCGGTGTCGCGGCAGAGATCGAACGGATTGCAGCAGCATACTCGCCTCAAGAAAGAGAAGCGGCAGTACGACACCTGAATGATGCATCATCGGCATATGAGGTCATGACCGCCACAGATGGCACCTAA